TGTTACCATTATTAGCAAAGTATCTCTCTGAATAAAGAAACGAATGGGCATGACCCCAGATGTCTAATTATGATGGTTCAACAGCAGGGTTCCAAAAGTGGTTCAGAATCGGATAGATCACCAACCTAATACTTCGGTTTCTTAGTGATCAGCAATGCATGTACAAGGAGCACAGATAATGGTTGTGatcataacaaaaaaaataaatagatagtTGTGATCAAGGTCCGCAAAACCGGACCAAACAGACCCGGACAGAGACTGGGTTGGTTCGCCTATTAAAATCGAGACTGGCCCCGATCTGGCTGAAAAGGGCAAGAAACTGGACCAAACCGGCCAGAACTGTTTGGAACCAGCTGGTTCCGTTCGAACTCGGTGCAAACTGGAGTCGGCCCAGTTCGATACCGGGTCCCCtcacccttttctttttttgttaaaagaagATGTTGAGAATGCCCGAGGCCTTCCCAACATTTCTTCTCTGTAACATTTAGAGGTCTTCCGGCTCCCCCTTCTTCCTAATTTACAAAATCACACCGATTCAGTGCGATTGAAGGAAGATCCAAGCCTAAATAAAGTATGCTTCCTCTCCCCTATCTCATTCTCTTTAGTTTTTGGGCTTCAAAAAATAGCtcgaaatttgcaaaataaaaaatcatgccaaaattttcgatTTCGGcttgattttatgatatgttgtagatctatggatgatctacatgatgatatataaaattttaattttcagattcatatattttttaaaaattaaaaatgcatattcaaattaaaaaagaaaaaaatatataaaaaatataattcaaaaaaaCTGTAAAATTAGAAGTGTATTTAGGGACATACAAGCTACTCTGCAGCAAAATTTGGTGTTTatttattcaagttttgatgTAATTATGCGCGCATTGTTCTaggcctaaatttgaaaaaattatgaaataagtaacctttgatgcatgcccacggacctaaaaaaatatatgtagcatccattGTTGGGTTGTACATGGATCTGagctaaaattaattttttaaaatatttacatttaaaaattatttttaatttaaaaataaataaaaatatgtaatgaatataaaaaaatatgaaaaattagttgTCTTATTCGGATGGGCTCCTTCATAGCCGTTTTATCAGCCAGAAGATACCTCTCAGAGCCAAAGCTTCAACAATAGATCCGAGAGTGCCTATAATTTAGGACGTGTTCCTTATGGAAtgaacatacaagactacaacgcTACTTAGTTAGAGCGGTGCGCTAATCTACCTTCTGACTATGCTTATGATctggatatctacgagaggcatcgccactcgacgagattttagatattgatattattttatatttaatgttatacattaaatatatgtaattgattatattattttatattttttatctcGCTAGTTAATTTTAGGATATTCTTGTTGTTTCTTgtagcatgcaacatctcactaatcattttatgctTTGTATTACTTTAaaacaagatgcatcatttaagcTAAACCAGAATCATAGAAAcaccaaaaaatataaaaaaaaatcaaattagacttaaaattattaaaaaagttaaaaaaattgattactaattaattaaacttgaaaacttaaaaaaaatgggCGTGCTGGTTTGGTTCGGAACGCCCAAGTGTACCGTGTCGGTACAATACTGAACTAGTACCGTACCGACCCGTCCGCGGACCGGTATAGATTCCGGTACCGGCTCGGTGAACCTTAGTTGTGATCTCTAGCGGAAAAGCCGAGATTTTTATCCAGAGGGCGCGGTGCTAGTATGCGTTAGTAATAATTAACTTTAACCAATACTAAACAATCAAAGAGCAAATcttaatttttctaaaaaatgatTGAAATTAGTCTGTtgttgataaaagaaaaaaaagcgaaataaaaaatttaaaagaaattaattatttctgaAAGATGGAAAAATAAAAAGTGGAAAAACAATTCCCTCCATAAAAACAATCAACACAAACAAGATGGCTTGTTGTTTAATAATCAATTAATCTGTAAACTCTATACCATTGGTAGTGTGATTTCAGAGGGAaaacaacaaaattaaaaataaaaattaatttttctatAAATATCATAGAATAAAAAATTGAACTAGAGAACAATATATAAGACTGTACATGTGTGTAACTCTTTTTTGTTAAGAATACATGTGTGCAAGTTAGCTTGGAAATTTCATAGAGTACATAACACCATATTACACACCAAAAGataaatcatcaaaaaaaaagtaagGAAGAGCTCACTATTTATCCAAATTGGGCTCAACTAGTTTGTTGAATTTTTTATTTCCTCCTTTGCTTATCTTAGATTTGGGAATGGATAAAGATTTGATAAAGTGTAGGGCATGGAAAGAATTTTATGCGTGCGGGGAACAGCATGACCTTGGACATCTGGGATTAATTAAAGCATTGCACTGTGGATGACTGGCATGAATGAAAAACATCCCACAAATTTTAACTAGAAGAGTAAATTATGTATCTAACGAACAAAAATTCCACCGTGCAGCTTGGCCTTTTTCACTCTTTCGTATCAAACACCACTTTCTCGGGGGGCAAATGCCCTTGGACTCTAAAACAGTAAAATGCAAAAATTTAAGGCACACACAGTTGCTCCCCCTTGCTCCGGCCATGGTGACTGCAAGATTACAATCTTATCAAATGTATGCTAGATGACAATGGGACTCCCACTTTTGGTTCATAAACTTTTCTTGTCTCTCttacatgaagagagaagaaataTCTAAGTTGAGCTAGAGTACATTTATTATTTACAAACATGACCTTATATATCCGGGAGACTATCAGACATCCGGTCAGGATTTTATACTATAGTGAAGGTGGTGGTGCACTCCTCAAAAATCTTGTTCAATTGCTACACTTGAGAGCTATCATCATTCAGTATTTAAGTCAATGACCCCATTTGGACTGCATAAATTCTCTAATGCAATCCTATATTTTGGTATCTGAGAAACTGGCCTATATTTAAAGCTGGCAATTATCAAATGACAAACACAACTTCTGCTTGTATTTATATTTCAGTTAATTACCTTGGAATATTAACATATCAGTTCACAAAAGACGACATGACTTACAGAGAGTAGATCAATTCCAGCAGGTTCAAGATTTGGGACCATTGTTGCCAGATCCTACAAAGCATGTAAAGCAGAAGCagattaaaatttagaaaagtcAATCCAATCATTTTTGCAAGTTACAAATGTCATAGTATCTGATCATAGCACAAGATGGCCCACAACCCAAGGTTACCACAAGGTAGACCAAACATGTATAATTTCTAGAAACTAaacatatatcttctatgaTTTCATAATGCTCGTTGGGAGAATAAATTTTAGTCAGCATAGGAAAGCAAACACATCATTCTTTCACACCTTAGGAGGCCACTTGGGGAAAGCAGACTTGAAGTCAGGTAAGGAAGTGACCCCCGGCCAAGTTTCTTCATTTGGGGTGCCAAGTACTCTTCAAAAATATAAtgcaacaaaaataacaaaaatcagtATGCTAGGTATTAGACCAAGAGTAACATAAAAAGTGCAAATAAGCATGAATTTAATAAAGACACCTGaaaattttaaacaattcatcaaTCTCGGAATCTCCTGGGAATAATGGTTTCTGATTCACCATTTCAGCAAAAATACAGCCAACTGACCACACATCGACAGGTGTGGAGTAGTGCCGGGATCCGAGTAGGATTTCTGGCGCTCTGTACCAGAGTGTGACTACCTGAAAAGAGCACCCAAAGGAGATGAGTAAGAATCTTATACCACAAACAAAGGCAAGAATTTTAGAATATGCGAAATCTCCATAGAAACATAATTAAACAgtcatatgtacatatatatatacatccatGTATGTCCCTGCACGTGCATGCAAATGCATTTGCAAGGAATAAAAGGTCAGACTCCTAAAATGcactcataaaaaaaaaacatctacaACAGAAAAGGCAATACATGTAAATAGCATTTCCAGCAATGCTACATTAATTTTGATGGAGTTCGTTACTTCTCAGAATAGAGGTTTTCGAGAAGATGGTCTATGCAAATATGATTCACTCATTTATGTCAGAAACCAAGCATATGCTACTTACCTACATCTGATCTAATTAACAATAAGTCAAAACTATGGAAAAATGGCAAAAATATTAGCAATGGATAGAGTCACCTCATGAGTAAATGTCCGGACAGGAATGCCAAAAGCCCTGGCTAGCCCAAAGTCTGCAAGCTTCAAAGCATTTGTGCGGCGATCTATCAATAAATTCTGCGGTTTTAGATCCCGGTGAAGAACCCTATGAGAATGACAGTAGGCAATGCCACGGagtatctgatagagatatgtctacaaaagaaaagaaaaaaaatgaaagagatAAAATGACCGATATATTTTCTACCATCAGTCCAAAATGCACTATTAATCACTATTGTCCTGCAAAGAGCCATATGAGAATGGCAAAAGGTAATGCCACAGCATATCTAAAAGAGATGCCTGCAAaagagagaaagcaagagttaaACCACAGGATATATCTATGGTTTAGTGAGGAATGCATTATTAATCTCTATCAGGCGGCTCTATTTATCCATGAGTATAGATATATTGTCACTACCAACCACGTTAATTCACTCCTTATGCTTAGAAACCTTGAAAGATCTGCTGCAAGTATgtgtttatgattgatttatgtACAAACCACCAGATCAATCTTGAGTTCAAGATGATTGGTAGCTGTGAATTTTCTAgataaaattaaaacaaaagtGTCTCCATGAATTCAACATAGATTCACAATAATTTAAAGCTCAAAACTGACAAGTCATTTATTGACTAAATAATATTCAATTACAATTTTACCAAGAGAACTACTTTAGTGAGAAATTCTGTTCCTAGGACAAAAGACATTGTTCATTTTGGATATACTCCAGAAACCTTTTTTTGGGGAGGGTGGGGAGGTCGATTCTTCTAGCATGCTACCTCAAACTTAATGAAGAAGCATAAATTCTTTCACAatgttaaataaataaatataactaCAAATGATGACTCATATTAGTATAACACTCTACCATGCAATCCCTGCTGCGAGAGTTCTTAGAAAGAGAGCAGCATCACTAGACACAAGAACTTTCAAGAAAATTTATGGAACCATTAGATAACCACCAAAAAGTCACACAATGACGATTGTAAAATAGATCAACATAAGATGCATATTTATAAGAGGAAAAGGGTCTCACTTTAATTAGACGAGAATCTCTAGCAAACTCTGGACAGGAATCCATGTGCTTCTTCAAGTCCAAGTCCAGATACTCAAAAACTAAATAAATCCGTTTCTCACTGTGAACTACATCTTGCAACCTGTTATCCATAAACCATTTTAAGTATGACTGTAAATGTCAAAAATAAGAATTCAAAACACAAAACCATATAATAAGCTTAAATATTCAGACTTTTAAATGATATCCAGGATTCGGATGAACTGAAGCTTGTGAACAATGACATAATACCCAAAATTTCTTGTAGCTTATGAGTTGCAAGGAACAGCCAAGACAAATACAAAAAAAGCATCTTTTCTGCATCATTTTATACTCACTCAGGAAAGGGATTCATTATCGGGCAGGTTATGCTTATTTGAGAGGATTTTAtcaaattcaataaatttgttaaATGTATGGCTTCTAGCCAGGCCTAAATTGAGCAGTGTAGTTTAAATAAAAAGACCCATAATTATGTAGTTAGCATATGAACATTtgactgcaaaaaaaaaaaaggaaaagaaaagttcAGGTACTTGGGAATATTCTGAAGGTTTGGTCTGGAAAAGATTATGATGGCACCAGATGGTCAATCTTTCTCTTTGCTCTATAAAGGCTTCAACTTAGATGATGAGTCTTCCTGGGATTGTCATTGTCAAAGGCAGGAGCCTTCTCACTATACATAACTATAGCAACTAGTTGCAATTCATacaattaaagaaaaaattattgcTTATTATGCCCTAGAGATCATTGGTTACAGAAGTGAGGCCATAAACCTTCTCAAGAACTATACTTGTTGTCACATCCATGAATTTCTAGCTGCTCGTATATGTTTAGGTTGCAGGTCATTGCATTTGCCTTCTGAAGAGCCTTCCTCCTTTAAGTTTACTAGGCAGTACTTCAAAATTAATGCAGTTCTACGTGACCATTGAAGCCCACTGACACAAACTCCAACTCAAGCCTATGGTACGTTGACTTTAGAAAAGATCTCCAATCTCCCATATATCATCTGCTTCTTCTGGCCTGGAGATATGAGAGCCAACCAGCTGATTCACACAGCTAGAAGGGTCTTTAGTATTCAGATCTCCTACTAAAATGGAGACTCTCCCAAGTTCCTAACACTCTaatccataaaacataagtCTCCAACCTTGATTCTTGCTAATAAATTTACGGATTCACTGGAAGATCAAAAGGGCTGATACCCTTCTAAGCAATAATCAGGTTAGTCAAGAAAGAGACCAACTAAATACCCTAACCCATTCTGCTAGTTAAATTACACTTAACCATAAGTGGAATAGATAAACTCTACCTTGTAGATTCTTAAACTAGTTCTATGTTTTGGCTGATATCAATATTCAATGTTATAGGTAACATAT
Above is a genomic segment from Phoenix dactylifera cultivar Barhee BC4 chromosome 2, palm_55x_up_171113_PBpolish2nd_filt_p, whole genome shotgun sequence containing:
- the LOC103716855 gene encoding cell division control protein 2 homolog A; translation: MDQYEKVEKIGEGTYGVVYKARDRLTNEMIALKKIRLEQEDEGVPSTAIREISLLKEMQHNNIVRLQDVVHSEKRIYLVFEYLDLDLKKHMDSCPEFARDSRLIKTYLYQILRGIAYCHSHRVLHRDLKPQNLLIDRRTNALKLADFGLARAFGIPVRTFTHEVVTLWYRAPEILLGSRHYSTPVDVWSVGCIFAEMVNQKPLFPGDSEIDELFKIFRVLGTPNEETWPGVTSLPDFKSAFPKWPPKDLATMVPNLEPAGIDLLSKMLRLEPSKRITARQALEHEYFKDLGLVP